One window from the genome of Parasteatoda tepidariorum isolate YZ-2023 chromosome 8, CAS_Ptep_4.0, whole genome shotgun sequence encodes:
- the LOC110282258 gene encoding uncharacterized protein — protein sequence MAESDSSSILGFTKLNSFNYSSWKINMKVLLIDKGSWEFVGGTEKPLPTDATDRDLRSYEMRKARSYSTIFQGIDEQFQPLIADTEDGKTAWTILKENFEPTSRARLAGLIDEFFELKFDPEKETIGIFCKLVNEKRKQIHDAGFEMPEKLTCFQLIRRLPADYDNLVQMLYRLEDKDFSISNVEKELLIESGRIQQKQKDRGEDIVADAYTTSSTRKQAYRKLNGNKSSGRVLGNDTTTTIMCSYCNKKGHSAERCFLKKKTTKRNSKTQDSKETFYSDLTTIRDAEIRQRKDKQFVEFLIDTASTAHFCTQRDYFSNFKTLNPSQVLVGDKNSKSDIFGIGDIHFNVKDRDKFVPIKLENVYFAPNMRRNLISGSNMDLAGITVKWGNNKMTVFGKNHNYLFTVPRIDKLYILKGYVEKVVVTKELAFSTGLDRELVHRRFCHLNIGMLNHMSQNNVVNGLDNLCGKFDTCNTCKITKSTRTSFKVNHGIMTKSVLEKVHMDVWGKSPVNSVGGAEYFVSVIDDFSRYVEIFTIKHKHEVFNCFKLYLAKYERQLNVKLKSVRCDNGMEFCNVKFQDFLNELGIRMERTSVYTPEQNGVAESYNRVAGEGIRSMLADSGLKGRFWAEALHCFVHVKNRSEHKLLEGKTPFEIFYGYKPSVKHFKVFGSLAYAHIPKVQRNKLQPNAKVGIVTGYAVNTKGYRIYLPKDRKTIETIHVKIDESKNGVKTLFGKPSNENFLFINLNSDINFDNNGNEIDKVHAKSPDLKLKPLKITEWTRVERPRNKSSRIDVYYYPPSDKTRLRSNNQAKEYCDKNQIEFIQIILNLILKL from the coding sequence ATGGCCGAAAGTGACAGCAGTTCCATATTGGGATTTACAAAGCTAAACAGTTTCAATTACAGtagttggaaaataaatatgaaagtattACTCATCGATAAAGGCTCTTGGGAATTTGTTGGTGGTACAGAGAAGCCATTACCAACTGATGCAACAGACAGAGACTTACGCTCTTATGAAATGCGAAAAGCTAGAAGTTACTCTACTATATTCCAAGGAATTGATGAGCAGTTTCAACCGCTGATAGCCGACACAGAGGACGGAAAGACAGCGTGGACtattttgaaggaaaacttTGAACCTACCTCCCGAGCACGGTTAGCCGGACTTATTGATGAATTCTTTGAATTGAAGTTTGATCCAGAGAAGGAGACTATTGGCATTTTCTGCAAGttagtaaatgaaaaaaggaaacagATTCATGACGCAGGTTTTGAAATGCCAGAAAAGCTCACATGTTTCCAATTAATTAGAAGATTGCCAGCAGATTATGACAACTTAGTTCAAATGCTTTATCGACTAGAAGATAAAGATTTTTCGATTTCTAATGTTGAAAAGGAGCTCCTAATCGAATCTGGAAGGATACAACAAAAGCAGAAAGACAGAGGAGAGGACATAGTCGCCGATGCTTATACTACTTCATCTACTAGAAAGCAAGCCTATCGGAAGTTGAATGGAAATAAAAGCAGTGGTCGCGTCCTGGGCAATgatacaacaacaacaattatgTGTTCCTACTGCAATAAGAAAGGACATAGTGCGGAAAGATGTTTCCtgaagaagaaaaccacgaaacggAATTCTAAAACTCAAGATTCCAAGGAAACTTTTTACAGTGATTTGACTACGATAAGAGATGCTGAAATTCGCCAAAGGAAAGACAAGCAGTTTGTTGAATTCCTGATTGACACTGCCAGCACAGCTCACTTCTGTACACAAAGAGACTACTTTAGTAACTTCAAGACTTTGAATCCTAGTCAAGTACTTGTTGGAGATAAAAATAGTAAGTCTGATATTTTTGGTATTGGtgatatacattttaatgttaaagataGAGATAAATTTGTTcccataaaattagaaaatgtatattttgcacCCAATATGCGTAGAAATTTAATAAGCGGTTCGAATATGGATTTAGCAGGGATTACTGTAAAATGGGGTAACAACAAAATGACTGTATTTGGTAAAaaccataattatttatttactgtaccTAGAATTGATAAGTTGTATATACTTAAAGGCTATGTTGAAAAAGTGGTAGTAACTAAAGAATTAGCATTTAGTACAGGTCTAGATAGGGAATTGGTTCATAGACGATTTTGCCACTTAAATATTGGAATGTTAAATCATATGAGTCAAAACAATGTTGTGAATGGTTTAGATAATTTGTGTGGTAAATTTGATACTTGTAATACttgtaaaataactaaatcGACTAGAActagttttaaagtaaatcatGGTATAATGACTAAAAGTGTATTAGAGAAAGTACATATGGATGTTTGGGGTAAAAGTCCAGTAAATTCAGTTGGCGGAGCTGAATATTTCGTATCTGTAATAGATGATTTTTCTcgttatgttgaaatttttactataaaacataaacatgaagtttttaattgctttaaactGTATTTAGCAAAATATGAAAGACAGTTAAATGTTAAACTTAAATCTGTAAGGTGTGATAACGGCATGGaattttgtaatgtaaaatttcaagattttcttAATGAATTAGGTATACGTATGGAGAGAACTTCAGTATACACTCCAGAACAAAATGGGGTAGCCGAATCTTATAACAGAGTAGCTGGAGAGGGAATACGCTCAATGTTAGCCGATAGTGGTTTAAAAGGTAGATTTTGGGCAGAAGCACTGCATTGTTTTGTTCACGTAAAGAATCGTAGTGAACACAAACTACTGGAAGGTAAAACACCGTTTGAAATTTTCTATGGTTATAAACCGTCAGTTAAACATTTCAAAGTATTTGGATCTTTAGCGTATGCTCATATCCCTAAAGTTCAGAGAAACAAACTACAACCAAATGCAAAAGTAGGAATTGTAACTGGATATGCAGTCAATACTAAAGGTTATAGAATTTACTTGCCTAAAGATAGGAAAACTATAGAAACTATACACGTAAAAATTGATGAAAGTAAAAACGGAGTTAAAACACTATTTGGTAAACCTagtaatgaaaactttttatttataaatctgaaTTCAGACatcaattttgataataatggaAATGAGATAGATAAGGTTCATGCTAAATCtccagatttaaaattaaaacctttaaaaataacagaatggACTAGAGTTGAGAGACCGCGTAATAAAAGTAGCAGAATAGATGTTTACTATTACCCTCCAAGCGATAAAACCAGATTGAGATCAAACAACCAAGCTAAAGAATATTGCGATAAAAACCAAATTGAGTTCATTCaaatcattctaaatttaattttaaagctttaa